A region of the Pseudomonas asiatica genome:
GGCGGCCATGGCCAGGTTCTTCGGGCTGTGGAAGCCACGCCAGTCGTTGTTGTCGCGGATCTGGTGCAGGCGTTGGGTGAGTTCTTGCAGGTTCATCGGGGGTCTCCTAATGCTGCATAGCTTCTGCGCAGGCCCGATGCAAAGCAAGCGTATACCGCCAAGACAGGCATGGTCCCTGTAGGAGCGGCCTTGTGTCGCGATGGGGCGCGAAGCCGCCCCAAATTATCAGCTTCGCCGCTGGCATCGCCGGGGCCGCTTTGCGGCCCATCGCGACACAAGGCCGCTCCTACAGAGTTGCCCAGCGCCCGACCATGTGCAGCATCCCTCCATGCCCATCCAGCCGCAGCTCTCCCGCAGCCCCCGCCTCACTGGCACCGAGCACCACCTCCGACGGCAACCGCACCGGTTTGCGGAAATCCACCTCGAAGGCATAGCCACTGTGCGGCAGGTGCCCGCGCAGTGCCGCCAAGGCCATGGCCTTGCTCCACATGCCATGGGCAATGGCCGTGGGGAAGCCGAACAGCCGCGCACTGGTTGCGCTGAGGTGGATCGGGTTGTAGTCCCCGCAGACCTTGGCATAACGCCGGCCGATATCGCTGTCGGCGTACCAGCGGGTCGCCTCTGGCAACGCTTGCGGTTCGTCCTCGGCAGGCTCACTTGCCTCGCTTTCCAGCTTCAACCCGCGCACCAGCATGCGGCTGGTCTCGCGCCAGAGCAGGCCGATGCCGTCTTCGGCTTCGGTGACCAGGTCGAAGGTGCCGCCCTTGGCATGCGCTTGCAGATTGCCTGCATGCACCGCAAAGCGCAGCCCTTCGATACCGCCCAGTGGGCGCAGCACCTCGATGCGGTTGTGCAGGTGCACCAGGCCGAGCAGCGGGAAGGGGAAGTTTGGCGCGGTCATCAACTGCAACTGCAGCGTGAACGCCATGACATGTGGATAAGTACCCGGCAGGCGGCCATCGTCGGTGAAGTGGCACAACCGTCGATAGGCGGCCAGGTTGCCCGGCTGGACGCGGATGAAGCAGCGCAGGCCGTCGTCCGGCAGCTGGTCGCCGCTGATGCTGCGCTTGCTGGCCGCGCGCAGGTACAGGCTGGCGCGCGAAGCCGGGCTGTGCAGGTCGTGCCAGTGTCGGTTCATGTTCAGGCCCCCATCAAGGCCTGGCCGCATACCCGCAGCACCTGGCCGTTGACTGCGCCGGAGCCCGGCTGGCTGAGCCAGGCGATGGCTTCGGCGACATCCTGCGGGCGGCCGCCCTGGCCCAGCGAACTCAAGCGTCGCCCGGCCTCGCGCAGGCCCATGGGCATGGCGGCGGTCATATGGGTTTCGATGAAACCGGGTGCCACGGCATTGATGCTGCCGCCGCGCTCGGCGAGCCGGGGCGCCCACGCCTGGGCCAGGCCGATCAGCCCGGCCTTGCTCGCGGCATAGTTGGCCTGCCCGCGATTGCCGGCGATGCCGCTGACCGAGGCCAGCAGGGTGATACGTGCGTTTTCACCCAGGGCGCCGTTGTCGTACAGCGCCTGGGTCAGCACCTGCGGTGCCTTGAGATTGACCGCCAGCACCGCGTCCCAGTATTCCGGGGTCATGTTGGCCAGGGTCTTGTCACGGGTGATACCGGCGTTGTGCACCACGATGTCGATGCCGTCGGGCAGGGCTGCAAGCAGTTGCGTTGCCGCGTCGCCGGCGCAGATGTCCAGGGGCAGCGCCTTGCCGCCCAGGCGCGCGGCCAGGGCGTCGAGGTCCTGGCTGGCTTGCGGCACATCCAGCAGCAGTACGTCGGCACCGTCCCGGGCCAGGGTTTCGGCAATGGCGGCGCCGATGCCGCGCGCGGCACCGGTTACCAGGGCGCGGCGCCCAGCCAGCGGCCGGGTCCAGTCCTCGACCTGGCTGGCGCAGGCATGCAGGCGCAGCACCTGGCCCGAGATGAAGGCGCTTTTGGGCGAGAGGAAGAAGCGCAGGGCACCTTCCAGCTGGTCTTCCGCGCCGGGGCCGACATACAGCAACTGCGCGGTCGCACCGTTGCGCAGCTCCTTGGCCAGCGAGCGGCTGAAGCCTTCCAGGGCCCGTTGGGCAATGCTGGCCAACGGGTCGTCGAGGCTTTCTGGTGCGCGGCCCAGCACCACCACATGGGCGCACGGCGCCAGGCTGCGCAGCAGTGGCTGGAAAAATTCGCGCAACTGCTTCAACGCGTCGCTGTCGGACAGGTGACTGGCATCGAATACCACGGCCTTGATCTTCGGCCCCAGGCCAGCCACCCACGCTTCGGCCTGGAGGTTGTCGGTATTGAAGCTGTAAAGCGTGTCGGTCAGGCGCGGGGCAATGGCTTCGAGCTGGCTCGCCAGTGGCCCGCCACCCAGTACCAAGGCACCTTCGACCGGGCGCAGGCGGCCGGCCTGCCAGCGCTCCAGCGGCGCCGGGCGTGGCAGGCCAAGGGCATCCACAAGACGGCGGCCGAGGTTGGAGTTGGCAAAGCCGAGGTAGCGATCGCTCATGAGTGGGTCTCCCGGAAGGCAAGCTTGAAAGTGTGGACCAACTTTGTGGCAAGGTCGTTCGAATGCGGTAAAAACACCTAGGCTGTACGGATCAAATTGTTTCAGGAGGAACAAGCGCATGCGTTCACTTCGCCGGGTCGCGATCCTGGGCGGCAACCGAATTCCCTTCGCCCGCTCCAATGGCGCCTACGCCACGGCCAGCAACCAGGCGATGCTCACCGTCGCCCTCGAAGGGCTGATCGAACGCTACCGCTTGCATGGGTTGCGCATGGGGGAAGTGGTCGCCGGCGCGGTGCTCAAGCACTCGCGTGACATGAACCTGACCCGTGAGTGCGTGCTGGGCTCGCGGCTGTCGCCGCAGACGCCGGCCTACGACATCCAGCAAGCCTGCGGCACCGGGCTGGAGGCGGCGCTGCTGGTGGCCAACAAGATTGCCCTGGGGCAGATCGACTGCGGCATTGCCGGCGGCGTGGACACCACCTCCGATGCGCCGATTGCGGTAAACGAAGGCCTGCGCCACATCTTGCTGCAGGCCAACCGCGGCAAAAGCCTGGGCGAGCGGCTAAAGCCATTCCTCAAGCTGCGCCCTCACCACCTGAAACCCGAATTGCCGCGCAACGGCGAGCCGCGCACCGGGTTGTCGATGGGCGAGCATTGCGAACGCATGGCCCAGGCCTGGTGCATTGGCCGTGCCGAACAGGACGAGCTGGCGCTGCTCAGCCACCAGGCGCTGGCTGCCGCGTACGCCGAAGGTTGGCAGGATGACCTGCTGACGCCGTTTCTGTCGTTGACCCGTGATAACAACCTGCGCCCCGACCTGACCCTGGAGCAACTGGCCAGGCTCAAGCCGGCCTTCGATCGCAGCGGGCAGGGCACGCTGACGGCGGGCAATTCCACACCGCTGACCGATGGTGCTTCGCTGGTGTTGCTGGGCAGCGAGGAATGGGCCGAGCAGCAGGGGCTGTCGGTGCTGGCCTATCTGGTCGATGGCGAAACTGCTGCGGTGGACTTCGTCACTGGTCGCGAAGGCTTGCTGATGGCTCCGGTGTATGCGGTGCCGCGGCTGCTGGCGCGCAATGGCCTGACGCTGCAGGACTTTGATTATTACGAGATTCACGAAGCCTTTGCTGCCCAGGTGCTGTGCACGCTCAAGGCCTGGGAAGATGCCGATTATTGCCGTGAGCGGTTGGGGCTGGATGCGCCGCTCGGGGCGATCGACCGTAGCAAGCTCAACGTCAAGGGCAGTTCGCTGGCGGCCGGGCACCCGTTTGCCGCGACCGGGGGGCGGATATTGGCCAACCTGGCCAAGTTGCTGGCGAGGGCGGGGAAGGGGCGGGGGTTGATTTCGATCTGTGCGGCGGGTGGGCAGGGGGTGATCGTCATCGTCGAGCGCTGAAGCCACGCCTTGTGGGAGCGGCCTTGTGTCGCGAAAGGGGCGCGAAGCGGCCCCGGGGTTTCAGCGTCACAGCAAAAATTGTTGGGGCCGCTTTGCGGCCCTTTCGCGACACAAGGCCGCTCCCACAGAGACCGCGCCTGACTTGACCACGAATCAGCTGTTAGGCTTGTCTGGTCAGAACTACAAGAAACCGCCATGCCGATCATCGGACACCCCCGCGCCATCCCGGCGCTGGACTACCTGCCCAGGCCACTCTATGCCCGTGCCGAAAGCCTCGGCGCCGGCTCCTGGACCACCCGCCACCAGCACGACTGGGTGCAGTTCTCCTACGCCATCAGCGGCGTTCTCGGGGTGTATACCCACGAAGGCAGCTACTTCGCGCCGCCCCAGTGGGGCGTGTGGATACCAGCCGATGCCGAACACGAAGTGGTCACCTCGATGCAGGCCGAAATGCGCAGCCTTTACGTGCGCCGGGATGCCTGCCCGTGGGCACCGGAGCAATGCCGGGTACTGGAAGTGACCCCGCTGGCGCGCGAACTGATCAAGCAGTTCTGCCTGTTCCCGGCAGACTACCCGGAGGATGACAGCGCCGAGGCGCGGCTGGTGGCGGTGCTGCTCGACCAGTTGCGCATGCTGCCCGAGGTCGGTTTTTCGCTGCCACTGCCACGGCACCCGAGGTTGCTGGCGCTGTGCAATGGTCTGATCG
Encoded here:
- a CDS encoding MaoC family dehydratase, producing MNRHWHDLHSPASRASLYLRAASKRSISGDQLPDDGLRCFIRVQPGNLAAYRRLCHFTDDGRLPGTYPHVMAFTLQLQLMTAPNFPFPLLGLVHLHNRIEVLRPLGGIEGLRFAVHAGNLQAHAKGGTFDLVTEAEDGIGLLWRETSRMLVRGLKLESEASEPAEDEPQALPEATRWYADSDIGRRYAKVCGDYNPIHLSATSARLFGFPTAIAHGMWSKAMALAALRGHLPHSGYAFEVDFRKPVRLPSEVVLGASEAGAAGELRLDGHGGMLHMVGRWATL
- a CDS encoding 3-oxoacyl-ACP reductase, which encodes MSDRYLGFANSNLGRRLVDALGLPRPAPLERWQAGRLRPVEGALVLGGGPLASQLEAIAPRLTDTLYSFNTDNLQAEAWVAGLGPKIKAVVFDASHLSDSDALKQLREFFQPLLRSLAPCAHVVVLGRAPESLDDPLASIAQRALEGFSRSLAKELRNGATAQLLYVGPGAEDQLEGALRFFLSPKSAFISGQVLRLHACASQVEDWTRPLAGRRALVTGAARGIGAAIAETLARDGADVLLLDVPQASQDLDALAARLGGKALPLDICAGDAATQLLAALPDGIDIVVHNAGITRDKTLANMTPEYWDAVLAVNLKAPQVLTQALYDNGALGENARITLLASVSGIAGNRGQANYAASKAGLIGLAQAWAPRLAERGGSINAVAPGFIETHMTAAMPMGLREAGRRLSSLGQGGRPQDVAEAIAWLSQPGSGAVNGQVLRVCGQALMGA
- a CDS encoding acetyl-CoA C-acetyltransferase — encoded protein: MRSLRRVAILGGNRIPFARSNGAYATASNQAMLTVALEGLIERYRLHGLRMGEVVAGAVLKHSRDMNLTRECVLGSRLSPQTPAYDIQQACGTGLEAALLVANKIALGQIDCGIAGGVDTTSDAPIAVNEGLRHILLQANRGKSLGERLKPFLKLRPHHLKPELPRNGEPRTGLSMGEHCERMAQAWCIGRAEQDELALLSHQALAAAYAEGWQDDLLTPFLSLTRDNNLRPDLTLEQLARLKPAFDRSGQGTLTAGNSTPLTDGASLVLLGSEEWAEQQGLSVLAYLVDGETAAVDFVTGREGLLMAPVYAVPRLLARNGLTLQDFDYYEIHEAFAAQVLCTLKAWEDADYCRERLGLDAPLGAIDRSKLNVKGSSLAAGHPFAATGGRILANLAKLLARAGKGRGLISICAAGGQGVIVIVER
- a CDS encoding AraC family transcriptional regulator, whose protein sequence is MPIIGHPRAIPALDYLPRPLYARAESLGAGSWTTRHQHDWVQFSYAISGVLGVYTHEGSYFAPPQWGVWIPADAEHEVVTSMQAEMRSLYVRRDACPWAPEQCRVLEVTPLARELIKQFCLFPADYPEDDSAEARLVAVLLDQLRMLPEVGFSLPLPRHPRLLALCNGLIAAPDQSQTLQQWARELGCSEKTLMRLFQRETGLSFRNWRQRMRLLSSLALLEAGESVTEAALGCGYDSTSAYIAAFKQLFGATPGELRL